In Aspergillus flavus chromosome 3, complete sequence, one genomic interval encodes:
- a CDS encoding synaptic vesicle transporter (MFS multidrug transporter) yields the protein MATQPSGSPDSSVEPSPESSLECLGSFVEKENARVKVESRDIEAGEQSQDELDNLVHWDGPDDPRNPMNWSDARKWLIIGLISLSSFNTSLVSTIFAPGVPEVLKDFHTDNSSLASLMVSIYVMGSAVGPLVLTPITEMSGRLPVTHGANILFMIAAIVCASSINISMLIVSRLIMGIASSVPVTVGGGFVADMMPMERRGTAMTIWTVGPLLGFVIGPIFGGYMVENVGWRWTVWLEAIQGGFIVIASLIFLRETYAPTILRREAMKLQKATGQHYRTKFDSERAAGQMLLTSLTRPIKFLFLSPIVLIVSLYSSVTYSYMYILFTTFTDVFENVYGFSPGQAGLGYLGLGMGFCVGQITVGYYSDRHVKKQEKIHGKMKPEHRLPPLVLGCFLVPIGLFWYGWSAQYRLHWIVPIIGTFFIGAGIFYVHLVTQVYLVDSYTLYAASAVSAELALRCVFGATIPLAGTPLYDTLGLGWGNTLLGFIALAFAPTSFFLLKYGESIRTNPKFMPKMT from the exons ATGGCGACGCAGCCCTCTGGTAGTCCTGACAGCTCTGTCGAACCCAGCCCTGAATCTAGCCTGGAGTGTCTGGGGTCCTTtgtcgaaaaggaaaacgCTCGTGTGAAGGTCGAGAGCCGCGACATTGAGGCCGGTGAACAATCCCAAGATGAGCTTGACAACCTTGTCCACTGGGATGGCCCCGACGACCCTCGGAACCCCATGAACTGGTCCGATGCCCGGAAGTGGCTCATTATTGGCCTGATATCATTGAGCAGTTTCAATAC ATCTCTGGTCTCCACCATTTTTGCTCCCGGCGTCCCGGAAGTTCTGAAGGATTTCCATACTGACAACTCTTCACTTGCATCTCTCATGGTCTCTATCTACGTGATGGGATCCGCAGTGGGGCCTCTTGTACTTACACCAATTACGGAAATGAGTGGAAGGTTGCCAGTGACCCACGGAGCGAATATCCTCTTCATGATCGCAGCCATAGTCTGCGCATCCAGCATCAATATCTCCATGCTCATTGTTTCTCGTCTAATCATGGGAATTGCCAGCTCAGTGCCGGTAACAGTTGGAGGAGGGTTCGTCGCTGATATGATGCCCATGGAAAGACGGGGAACTGCAATGACAATATGGACCGTGGGACCATTGCTT GGGTTTGTGATTGGTCCTATTTTCGGAGGCTACATGGTAGAGAATGTGGGATGGCGATGGACTGTGTGGCTTGAGGCAATTCAG GGAGGATTTATTGTGATTGCATCACTGATATTCCTTCGGGAGACGTATGCGCCAACGATACTACGACGCGAAGCAATGAAGCTCCAAAAGGCTACTGGGCAGCACTATCGCACCAAGTTTGACTCTGAACGCGCAGCTGGCCAGATGCTCTTGACATCGTTGACGCGACCAATCAAATTCCTCTTTCTGTCGCCTATTGTTCTGATAGTATCCCTCTACAGCTCCGTCACCTACAGCTATATGTACATTCTTTTCACTACCTTCACTGACGTCTTCGAGAATGTCTATGGTTTCAGCCCGGGTCAGGCCGGCCTTGGATACCTGGGCCTCGGCATGGGTTTCTGCGTCGGACAGATCACAGTTGGCTACTACTCCGATCGGCATGTCAAAAAGCAGGAAAAGATCCACGGCAAGATGAAGCCAGAGCACCGCCTTCCACCTCTTGTTCTTGGATGTTTTCTGGTACCGATTGGCCTATTCTGGTACGGCTGGTCCGCGCAGTATAGACTTCATTGGATTGTCCCCATTATTGGGACCTTCTTCATTGGTGCGGGGATCTTCTATGTCCACCTCGTTACTCAGGTATATCTTGTTGATTCATATACCCTCTACGCTGCCAGTGCTGTCTCCGCTGAGCTAGCCTTGCGGTGCGTTTTTGGAGCCACTATCCCATTAGCCGGAACGCCCTTGTACGATACACTCGGTCTAGGCTGGGGAAACACCCTCCTTGGTTTTATTGCGCTTGCCTTTGCACCGACATCGTTCTTCTTACTTAAATATGGGGAAAGCATTCGGACCAACCCCAAATTCATGCCAAAGATGACATAa